The Nocardioides ginsengisegetis region TCTCGACCGTGACCGGCACCGAAGTCCTCGTCGCCCTGGTGATCGCCGTGGGGCTCGTCGGGATCCTCGTCCCGGTGCTCCCCGGCTCGGTGCTGGTCCTGCTGGCGATCCTGGCGTGGGCGGTCTCCCTCGGCACGGCCACCGCCTGGACCGTCGCCGGCCTGGCCTCCGTCCTGCTGGTGGGCGGCACCGTCGTGAAGTACGTCGTCCCCGGCCGCCGGCTGAAGGCGTCCGGCATCCCGGCCTCGACGCAGTGGATGGGGGCAGCGCTCGGTCTCGTCGGGTTCTTCGTCGTCCCCGTCGTCGGGCTCTTCCTCGGCTTCGTCCTGGGCGTCTACCTCGCCGAGGTCGGCCGGGTCGGCCAGGAACGGGCCTGGCCCTCCACGATGGCCGCGCTCCGGGTCGTGGGCCTCTCGATC contains the following coding sequences:
- a CDS encoding DUF456 family protein — translated: MTGTEVLVALVIAVGLVGILVPVLPGSVLVLLAILAWAVSLGTATAWTVAGLASVLLVGGTVVKYVVPGRRLKASGIPASTQWMGAALGLVGFFVVPVVGLFLGFVLGVYLAEVGRVGQERAWPSTMAALRVVGLSILIELVAAVAATWVWIIGVVVT